One Tachypleus tridentatus isolate NWPU-2018 chromosome 3, ASM421037v1, whole genome shotgun sequence DNA window includes the following coding sequences:
- the LOC143246173 gene encoding uncharacterized protein LOC143246173 isoform X2 encodes MGFKSGDLEGQGRTLMLWCLKKTVVMLKIYTRVLCADMEYKTLCITRDTTSKELVKHRDPNLFYLTMEVWMRKQI; translated from the exons atggggtttaaatctggtgatctggaaggccagggaagaacgttgatgttgtggtgtctcaagaagacagtg GTGATGCTTAAAATTTACACTCGTGTTTTATGTGCCGATATGGAATACAAAACCCTGTGTATCACCCGTGACACTACAAGCAAAGAACTAGTGAAACATCGAGATCCAAACTTATTTTATCTAACGATGGAAGTTTGGATGAGGAAACAG ATCTGA
- the LOC143246173 gene encoding uncharacterized protein LOC143246173 isoform X1: MGFKSGDLEGQGRTLMLWCLKKTVVMLKIYTRVLCADMEYKTLCITRDTTSKELVKHRDPNLFYLTMEVWMRKQGNTVFSVNVVRMLMTKLRMDNSTETAHVR; the protein is encoded by the exons atggggtttaaatctggtgatctggaaggccagggaagaacgttgatgttgtggtgtctcaagaagacagtg GTGATGCTTAAAATTTACACTCGTGTTTTATGTGCCGATATGGAATACAAAACCCTGTGTATCACCCGTGACACTACAAGCAAAGAACTAGTGAAACATCGAGATCCAAACTTATTTTATCTAACGATGGAAGTTTGGATGAGGAAACAG ggtaacactgtcttctcagtcaacgttgtacgaatgttgATGACGAAGCTTCGTATGGATAATTCCacagaaactgcgcatgtcaggtag